One Nitrospirae bacterium YQR-1 DNA window includes the following coding sequences:
- a CDS encoding hydrogenase iron-sulfur subunit → MADSKLGVYICTDCGIGEAINIEELQKSARSAAQCRAHPFLCSDAGVQIIKDDINNEGINKIVIAACSPRVNTDVFDFDPLLYFTERVNLREHVVWTQPAGAPGTQLLAADNLCMGMAKAQRAEPPVPKTTDVSKSVLVIGGGVTGLTAAIETAKAGYEAVIVEESSELGGFAKKSFKGYPVKEPFNKLAEPTIGAKIKAAESDSKIKIHLGSKVTSIEGEPGMFDVIVDKGGKEDKFTVGAVILATGWKPYDATKLVSYGYGRFKNVVTNVEMEAIASKGKITRPSDGKTANSVLFVQCAGQRDENNVPYCSSVCCNVSLKQAKYVRESNPDSSAYIIYKDMRTMGQYEGFYKAAQDDEGIFLAKGEVRGLEEAADGGIMVDVYNQLLKRDMKIKVDLVVLAVGMVSNMLPEGRAVNSVTPEYIGDLVTKQTQDGSITELNPVPIVLNLKYRQGPELPHLKYGFPDSHFICFPYETRRTGIYAAGAVRHPMDAQQSSTDATGAALKAIQCIELTAQGKAVHPRAGDMTFPEFRLENCTQCRRCTVECPFGVLDEDEKGTPKEHPYRCRRCGTCMGACPQRIISFKNYSVDIVSSMIKAVEVPTEGDEPFILAFICENDAYPALDMAGLNRVALNPNFRFVPLRCLGGTNLVWIADALSKGIDGVMLIGCKYGDNYQCHFIKGSQVASERLSKVQETLGRLMLEAERVQQVQLSIDEWDLLPKLMNDFSEQLKGFGPNPYKGF, encoded by the coding sequence ATGGCTGACAGTAAACTGGGCGTATATATATGCACCGATTGCGGTATCGGTGAGGCTATTAACATTGAGGAACTTCAGAAATCGGCCAGGTCGGCTGCTCAATGCAGAGCCCATCCTTTCTTATGTAGTGATGCCGGAGTGCAGATTATCAAAGATGATATAAACAATGAGGGTATAAATAAAATAGTAATAGCTGCCTGTTCACCCAGGGTTAATACCGATGTTTTCGATTTCGATCCGCTTCTTTATTTTACCGAGCGGGTTAACCTCAGAGAGCATGTAGTGTGGACGCAGCCTGCGGGTGCCCCCGGTACCCAGCTGCTTGCAGCGGATAATCTTTGCATGGGAATGGCAAAGGCGCAGAGAGCGGAACCACCGGTTCCTAAAACCACCGATGTCAGCAAATCTGTGTTGGTAATTGGCGGCGGCGTAACTGGTTTGACTGCCGCCATAGAGACGGCAAAGGCAGGCTATGAGGCTGTCATAGTGGAGGAAAGCTCAGAGCTTGGTGGTTTTGCTAAAAAGTCGTTTAAGGGTTATCCGGTAAAAGAGCCGTTTAATAAGTTGGCGGAGCCAACCATCGGAGCTAAAATAAAAGCGGCTGAGAGTGATTCTAAGATAAAGATACATCTTGGTTCAAAGGTGACCTCGATAGAGGGCGAGCCCGGTATGTTTGATGTTATCGTTGATAAGGGCGGTAAAGAAGATAAATTTACGGTTGGAGCGGTAATACTTGCCACCGGCTGGAAGCCTTATGATGCGACAAAACTGGTGTCCTATGGTTACGGCCGCTTTAAAAACGTGGTAACAAACGTTGAGATGGAGGCAATAGCCTCAAAAGGCAAGATAACAAGGCCCTCAGACGGTAAAACGGCAAACAGCGTGCTGTTTGTTCAGTGTGCCGGCCAAAGGGATGAAAACAATGTGCCCTACTGTTCCTCAGTGTGCTGTAATGTATCCCTGAAGCAGGCAAAGTATGTAAGAGAGTCTAATCCTGACTCAAGTGCTTATATTATCTATAAGGATATGCGCACGATGGGCCAATACGAGGGTTTTTACAAGGCCGCCCAGGATGATGAGGGAATATTCCTTGCCAAGGGTGAGGTGCGGGGCCTTGAGGAAGCTGCAGACGGCGGCATAATGGTTGATGTGTATAATCAGTTGCTTAAACGTGATATGAAGATAAAGGTTGACCTTGTGGTGCTTGCCGTGGGTATGGTTTCAAATATGCTGCCGGAGGGCAGGGCGGTAAACAGCGTTACACCGGAGTACATTGGAGATTTAGTTACCAAGCAGACCCAGGATGGTTCTATAACAGAACTTAACCCTGTACCTATTGTTTTAAACTTAAAATACAGGCAGGGACCTGAACTGCCTCATCTGAAGTATGGCTTCCCTGACTCGCATTTTATATGTTTCCCGTATGAGACACGACGAACCGGAATATATGCGGCAGGTGCGGTAAGACACCCGATGGATGCACAGCAGTCAAGCACAGATGCCACAGGAGCAGCCCTCAAGGCTATTCAGTGTATAGAGCTGACGGCACAGGGCAAGGCGGTACACCCGAGGGCGGGGGATATGACATTTCCCGAGTTCCGGCTTGAGAACTGTACGCAGTGCCGCAGGTGTACGGTTGAGTGTCCCTTTGGCGTGTTGGATGAGGATGAAAAGGGTACTCCAAAAGAGCATCCGTATCGTTGCCGCCGTTGCGGTACTTGTATGGGTGCCTGTCCGCAGAGAATTATTTCGTTTAAGAACTACAGTGTTGATATAGTGTCCTCGATGATAAAAGCGGTTGAGGTACCAACTGAGGGAGATGAACCCTTTATATTGGCATTTATTTGCGAAAACGACGCTTATCCGGCACTTGATATGGCAGGGCTCAACAGGGTTGCACTGAATCCCAATTTCAGGTTTGTGCCTTTGAGATGTCTTGGTGGAACTAACCTTGTGTGGATAGCCGACGCCCTTTCAAAAGGCATTGACGGAGTAATGCTGATAGGGTGTAAGTACGGGGACAATTACCAGTGCCACTTCATAAAGGGCTCTCAGGTTGCAAGTGAGAGGCTCAGTAAAGTGCAGGAGACACTGGGCAGGTTGATGCTTGAGGCTGAGAGAGTGCAGCAGGTTCAGCTTTCGATAGATGAATGGGACTTGTTACCTAAGTTAATGAATGACTTTTCGGAGCAGTTGAAAGGTTTCGGCCCCAATCCATATAAAGGTTTCTAA
- the qmoC gene encoding quinone-interacting membrane-bound oxidoreductase complex subunit QmoC translates to MGDGSVLTPDLDFVKSLKSSGADTLKRCYQCATCSAVCSLTPSDDPFPRREMSMAQWGLKDELAKDPNVWLCHNCNECTKYCPRGARPGDVLAVLRKQAITENSFPRFLGKIVGEPKLLVITFLIPIVLFLIILKTTGHLMIPDGDVVYDKFFPIHYVDPIFLTSASFVFLSFVISISRFWKNLNSNPYKLLAHGNLLKSILETLKEFLLHKKFDKCSVNKDRTMAHRLVFFGFVGLFITTNWAVFHIYVLGWHSPYRLDDPAILALFNGSKDLVFLLYMAFKGFGNLSALLLFIGAVMIFSNKAKDKGFVTKTSCFDGSFNIVVMLLFVTGILSEFLRWANVPKIAYPMYFVHLVLVFYTIAFLPYTKLAHMVYRTTAIVYAKMAGKEA, encoded by the coding sequence ATGGGTGATGGTTCGGTATTGACGCCTGATCTGGATTTTGTTAAAAGTTTAAAGAGTTCAGGTGCAGATACGTTAAAGAGATGTTACCAGTGTGCTACGTGCTCGGCTGTGTGCAGTTTAACGCCGAGTGATGATCCGTTTCCGCGCAGGGAAATGTCAATGGCGCAGTGGGGCCTTAAAGATGAATTGGCAAAGGACCCCAATGTATGGTTATGCCATAACTGTAACGAATGCACAAAGTACTGCCCAAGGGGAGCAAGACCAGGTGATGTTCTTGCTGTTTTGAGAAAACAGGCTATCACGGAAAACTCATTTCCCCGCTTTTTAGGAAAGATTGTAGGAGAGCCTAAGCTGTTGGTGATTACGTTTCTTATACCGATAGTGTTATTTCTTATTATTTTGAAAACTACCGGGCACCTAATGATACCGGATGGAGACGTGGTGTATGACAAGTTTTTCCCAATCCACTACGTTGACCCGATATTTTTGACTTCAGCATCCTTTGTGTTTCTTTCCTTTGTGATAAGTATAAGCAGGTTTTGGAAAAATTTAAACTCAAATCCATACAAGCTGCTGGCTCACGGCAATCTGCTTAAGAGCATACTGGAGACACTGAAGGAATTTCTGCTTCACAAAAAGTTTGACAAGTGCAGTGTCAACAAAGACAGAACAATGGCCCACAGACTGGTTTTCTTTGGTTTTGTAGGACTGTTTATAACTACCAATTGGGCGGTTTTTCACATTTACGTGCTGGGGTGGCACTCACCATACAGACTGGATGACCCCGCCATATTAGCTCTTTTCAACGGTTCAAAGGATTTGGTATTTCTCCTGTATATGGCCTTTAAGGGATTTGGCAACCTCAGCGCTTTGTTGCTGTTTATAGGCGCCGTAATGATTTTTTCCAATAAGGCTAAAGATAAAGGATTTGTCACCAAGACTTCGTGTTTTGACGGCAGTTTTAACATTGTTGTTATGTTACTTTTTGTCACCGGCATACTCTCTGAGTTTCTCAGGTGGGCAAATGTGCCAAAGATAGCATATCCGATGTACTTTGTACATTTAGTGCTTGTGTTTTACACGATAGCTTTTTTACCTTATACTAAACTGGCTCACATGGTTTACAGGACAACAGCTATAGTCTATGCCAAGATGGCCGGCAAGGAAGCATAG
- a CDS encoding YkgJ family cysteine cluster protein gives MDEVFNKLRSFPGEKIELTYKDTFSFKCHKGIECFNQCCRGGLEIFLTPYDVLRIKNTIGITSTEFLATYSLTVMLEKSNVPFLKLRMDESKNCYFNREDGCAIYKDRPLACRYYPIGYAVMKSNRPFEGDDFYFKIQEDFCKGHKETALWDIESWRIDQEINTYEDANKDWVDLILNKKLYGSSIKLDDKSTSMFMLGSFDVDAFREFLLKSTFLKRFDVEEDELELIKTDELQLLKFAHKWLKFALFNEPTMFLKEPQV, from the coding sequence ATGGATGAGGTATTTAACAAGTTAAGGAGTTTTCCTGGAGAGAAGATAGAGCTGACTTACAAGGACACGTTTAGCTTTAAGTGCCATAAGGGCATTGAGTGCTTTAATCAATGCTGCAGGGGAGGATTGGAAATTTTCCTGACCCCCTATGATGTGCTCAGGATAAAAAACACTATTGGAATAACATCAACCGAATTTCTGGCGACTTACTCACTTACTGTAATGCTTGAAAAGAGCAATGTTCCGTTTTTAAAGCTGAGGATGGATGAAAGCAAGAATTGTTATTTTAACAGAGAAGACGGTTGCGCAATATATAAAGACAGGCCCCTTGCGTGCAGGTATTATCCGATAGGTTATGCAGTTATGAAATCAAACAGGCCCTTTGAGGGTGATGATTTTTATTTTAAGATTCAGGAGGATTTTTGCAAGGGCCATAAAGAGACGGCGCTGTGGGATATTGAATCATGGCGTATTGATCAGGAGATTAACACATATGAGGATGCCAACAAAGACTGGGTTGACTTGATTTTAAATAAAAAGCTCTACGGAAGCTCCATCAAACTTGATGATAAATCAACATCTATGTTTATGCTGGGCAGTTTTGATGTGGATGCTTTCAGAGAATTTTTATTAAAGAGTACGTTTTTGAAGCGTTTTGATGTAGAAGAGGATGAGTTGGAGTTGATAAAAACGGATGAGCTGCAGCTGCTGAAGTTTGCACATAAGTGGCTTAAATTTGCTTTGTTTAACGAGCCTACAATGTTTTTAAAAGAGCCCCAAGTATAG